The Setaria viridis chromosome 9, Setaria_viridis_v4.0, whole genome shotgun sequence sequence GTTCGtttcagaaaaaataaacaaactataccaagaaaacaaaatcaacaaataaaagagaaaagggaACTTTGTACTTAAGAAAAACGTTAAGATTCTTTATCCTGTAAGCATATAAAATTGTTAGGTTAGGCTGGCTAGTATCTGAAGTTGTCGTTGTCAAATTATTATTCCATTTGCCAACCGCAATGATTGTGCCGACGAAGAGCCCTTTTGGAAAATTGACCATCGATCCCTAACAaacaggggaaaaaaaagtGAGGAAGCTTTAGCTGGAGATAGATCTTGCTTGCAAGCTACTATCGTCATGGGCTTCAAGTACATAGTACAACGAACTAAAATAGGTGTACACAGGACATATATACACCACGCGGGCGCAAACACTGCAATATTCTAATTTGACCACGTGAAGATGACATAAAGATGAGCGAAGTGCATCACAGTTAGTTTAAACCTTTTATTTCACAGTCTTTATTTTCAGCTACATTATGTATGAGCCATCCCAAAACATACATACAAGCATCTGATGCCAACTTTGGTAAATGTTAACGGGCTTGTttgcttgttttccttttttttaacacAGTACACAGTAGTAGACGCTCACATGTACATACACACACTCAACTCTATAAATACATGCACACAACCTTATCCCTTTGAGCACCTTCGAGAAACTGAGTCAACAGATCTTCGAGATTGATAAAGTGTATGTTACGAGTGAACCGAGCTAGGATATGGATGCTTGTGCAGCTAAAGATAGGGTGTTAGTATGTTACGTCCATCCCTGCTAAAGAGCCATGCATGGCAGCAAAATAAATGTGTGTTTGCCTGCGTTAAGTTCCTTCGTACACTTACATACGGTCTAATAAGGACCATCCTCTGGAGACAGGAGCACTAGCTAGGTATAGGATTTGGAGGGCATGTCGTCGCCTCCTTACATCCTGCGACAGTATACTGCATGAGTTGCAGGTTTATATATTGCTGCGATAAACAGCTAACGGGTACTAACGAATGGTTGTGTAAAAAAAATGACAGTACCGTTACTTGAGACCAGGGTTGGAAATTCAACATCTTACTTTAACTAATAACTTGGGGAATAAAGCACAAGCAATTTTTTCCTTGGCTGAAAGTTAAACCTATAGTATATCGTCTCCCCCCGTCCCACAAGCAATATAACTTTTTTCGACCTGTCAATATGTTTGGTGATGGTTGCAGGGAATTTGGGAGTACATACACAATTGATCGATATCTGCTGTGTCCACCACACGAGAAAGATCGCCCTGTTCATTCTCCATCCATTGTGATAGAAActttttttaaagatattttGGATATCATCATCGACACATAGTCCCCCAAAGACTCAACTTAGGCTACTACTTTTTGTTGTAACATATTCATAAGTATAGAAAATATACACTATCATGAAATTACGTGCTTTTCAAGGCAAAATCTACCGTATCGTTTTCAAATATTCAAGCACAACATAGACAAAGTAATTTGTAACCAAAGTTCGGAATCGTTGCCACATGCAACCTAAATCATAACTACTCTTCATAATCGTGGGTCGAAGTAGATCTTAAGACCGGGTAGTTCTCTTAGGACACCTCTCGATAAATTTACCATATTGATTCGGTGATCTCACCTTGCTCAGCAGCCACTCGCTTAGGGCCACCTAGCGTGCATCATGATGATCTGTACGTGACTAGGACGCCGTCCGATCATTCAAGCTGAAGGCTCCGGGGCGAGCGCAATATACATACATCACGGCcatttaatcatgcatgcatactAGACTgggccaaaaaaaaagaaaaagaaaaagagctCGACCGACGACCAATGCAATATCATCGTGCTTATATATGACCGCTGAAAATCCAATGTGCATAAATTCAGTATGCATATCAATCACATTGCGGCTGGTATATATGGTCGAGATATATGCAATAGGTTTTGTTCGGATTGAAGAGAAGATCGGTATAGTACATGCGATCGTCTAACTCTATCTTTGAACCTTTTTCCACTTGCatcatttataattttttagataatggaaagaGTATCCGGCTTCAACCCCTCGTGAAGGGAGAATCAGTCCATACATTATTACACGTAGTAGCTAGACATACGTTACACGCTCGCAATACAGAAAGTACCAACAAAGCGTGATTTTTGAGCGGTACGTTCCATAGCTAGACATACGTAGTCATCTATGGGAGAGGTGAAGAAGTGAAGTGCCCGACTAATGGACCGTCATCATTTTATTATTCACATTACGTGCATATGCAGAGCGTGATTCAAACTAAACGCCCCTCTCTAGCTCGGCGCATGCAAAGGGTCATGCACTAGCGGTCAGACTTGAACGACAGCTACAGTATGTTGCATGTATGTGGCCAGCACCCCCTCTCTGTTCAGTTTTGGATATGTACGTACTCGGTCGTTCATGCAATGAATGAATTACGGACTTCAGTTGCGATGGGCCGGCAGCTCCTTTTCGGCCCTCAAATTGATGATAGCTTGGTCGTTTCGACCAAAATTCATCACTAGTACGAGCAGTACAGTAGACTTTCCCCTTTATATCTCAAGAgacagacgacgacgaccatgCTCTGTACGTAGCCAATCATTCTATCAGTGTGTAGGGTACAAGGAGAGATGGGACGGACTGCACTTGCGGCTAAAGATACCGTCGATCGTCTGTATATTTAATGCCCGTGTTGATCTCCTATCGTGGAAGAAGAAATCATGAACATCTACGTTGCTATCTGTTTTGTAGGCCACCTGCTTATCTTTATGTGACTGATTGGTGAATCTTATCGCCTTCTCAAGTCCGTTAGCAAGCCCAGCAGCAGCCAGGCAGCAAAACAAAAAGGAGCTGGCCATATTTGAATTCCATGCATGGACCTTCGTTCTCACTCGCGCACGCATGATGCCACCTGCAATCCACTACAACTTGTGCAATCTTTTTGTAGGCAGCTGCTATATGATTTCTATATTGATTGTAGCTTTGTTTTCTTGGTATGAGTTTTTAATTTGCTCCAACAAAAAGGATATGAATCCTCAACTCCTTCCAATGGAATCTATCCAAAACCTTGACCATGAAATCCCAGACCATCTTGTACATTATACTATCCATTCATCCCTGGTATGTGGGGGGAGGTACTTTTCAGACTTGAGCGGagtcattttccttctttttttttttctcgcgaCCTGCAGACTTGAGGCAAGAGTCAATGCTATACCCCAAGTACCAAAAAGATGACTCAACGTTGTGTGCTGTCTTTTTTAGCTACACTACCTGCCAACCTACCACCACAAGACCATATGACATGCATTGCCAAAAGGATAACATTGCATCCTAACAAACTCTATGTGCTTCCTAGTACCACCCTATTTATATCACCCCATCACCCTGGCTTACACCCTACCATTCTCACACGTCTCTTGTTTCCTTAGCAAGAAAGAGAACCTGATCGATAGCTAGGAGGCGAGATGAGGAACCACAAGCTAGCTCCtaccccttcctcctcctcaaagAACAACAAGGTCCAGGAGCAGCCACACCTCTCAGGAGCTTACATTAGGAGCCTTGTGAAACAGCTGAGCTCCTCATCTGCAGCAAGATCCAAAGACCACGGCACCATGGGCGCCAAACCGCATGCCCAACCACAACAAGAAGATCAGCAACAAGCCcaaacagcaccaccaccgcagcagcagccacacaAGAAGCAGGTGAGGAGGAGGCTGCACACCAGCAGGCCGTACCAGGAGAGGCTGCTCAACATGGCAGAGGCCAGGAGAGAGATTGTCACAGCTCTCAAGATCCATAGGGCCTCCATGAGACAAGCcaaagagcagcagcagcagcagcaacaacaacaacaattgaTGCAACTGCAGCTGCAGCAACAACAAGAGGTTCATCTATTGCAAGAGCAAAGCCAAGCAGCGACTAGAGCTTCTGCGCCTACGAGCTACGCTTCCTACTCGGATTACTTGTACAATTCTCCATTTTCACATTTCACTAGTCCTAGCAGCTATTCATCCCCACTCACTTACCAAACACCAGTCGCGCCCTTGGTTAATTCTGAGCATAACTTAGATCATCTGGTCCCTCTTCCTGCACAGCCACTAGGCCTAAACCTTAGCTTTCAGGGATTCAATAGTTTCGTCGGTGATGATACCAAGAACAGTGCTTGTTCTTTCGATCCTCCGTTGCTCCAACCATCGCCTACTTCCTCCTACTCAGTCTACTCCTCTCCGTCGGTGACGATGGCGAGCCATGACCTGTCGGCTGTCACCATGGAGAACACTTCACTGGCAGCAGATGCGTCACTGCACCGAGTGCTCGACGACGAGGAGATGGCGGCCATCTACTCCATCGGGGAGCAGCACGACATCGAGTGGAGCGACACCATGAACCTGGTCACCTCAGCATGGTGGAGCAAGCTCCTTGAGAGCATCGAAGACAAAGGCAACGCCAGCGCACACGCCGGAGGTGCTGCGAACACGGCGGAGGATCCGTTGGTGGACATGCCCGGTTGGTTTGGCGATAACTTTGGCCATGAGGCTAACGAAGAAAGCAGCTCTGACGCCCCTGGGATGCATTTGAACGACTACTACCATCACAACGTGGATGTCTCCTTGCCCGGGTAAGTAACTGATAGTTTATATCATATTTATTATTGCGAAatacaaaaaaatattatatgtaTTCTGCTTTTCCCTATCGATATACACTATATAAGAGGAGGCATATATGCAAAAATGTATCTGTTGGAATCGATAGCTGCTATATATTGTAGGAAGGAAACATGTATGTGATGTGTCATTGGTTTGTAAAATATGATGAATATGACTCTTATTTGCAGTATGGACATCGGAGAAATCGAGGGATGGGATGCAGAATGGTTCTCTTGATCTTGATTGATCTGTCATATATGGGAAGCAATTTATCGAAGTTTTGAGCAAAATTGCTCCCCCTTTCTGACATGCTTTTGCTGTATCTCTAATAATAAATGGCTGGGCTAGTAGTAATAGATTGAAATGTCAAAAATTTGATCCCGAGGAGTGTGTCTTGATGTGTTGAGTAGCATTGATCTGAGAACATTTCTAGATGGTATCAGCCTTTTGTAAGATCCATGTTGGTGTACTTACAGTGTTATCTACGATAATCAACAAATGCAGTATTTTCATCATCTTGGTATTGTGTCTAAAATTTTGACTTCAGATGTGGTGTTGATGGATAAAATTTAGTGAAATATAAAGTTTGAAGTGTAAAATATGTATtttcatcttgtttcttctcatAAAGTAAGTAGTCATATTGAGCATTTTTAAGAGGTCAATTAGTTGAACAAACTTCCTTTTCTTATGTCAGATACTTTCCATTTAGGTTCAAAATAACaatctttataattttaaaaatagatGATAATAATTATAGTAATATAATAATAAGAATGAATGGTATAATATAATCCTAATGACAATTATAGTATTTTTCTTTACAATTTCTAACTGATGGTTACAAAATTAAGAAAAATGGAATATGTTAAGCATaattcaaaaaaataatgaacTAACTCTTTATTAATAATTAACAATATGTACTTAACTCCAGTATTTAGTTTCGTTACTCCAGTATGTACTTAACAATATGTTATTATCTTCATTACTTTATCTCTTCATCTTTACAAGGAGTATTTAGTTTCGTTAGGATAATGCTTTGATTGGCAATAACTCCAGTATTATGTTATTTATGCGATACAAAGTAATTGTCATAGGTAAGTAATTTTTTAATATGAATTAATAGCATCAA is a genomic window containing:
- the LOC117835671 gene encoding uncharacterized protein, with the protein product MRNHKLAPTPSSSSKNNKVQEQPHLSGAYIRSLVKQLSSSSAARSKDHGTMGAKPHAQPQQEDQQQAQTAPPPQQQPHKKQVRRRLHTSRPYQERLLNMAEARREIVTALKIHRASMRQAKEQQQQQQQQQQLMQLQLQQQQEVHLLQEQSQAATRASAPTSYASYSDYLYNSPFSHFTSPSSYSSPLTYQTPVAPLVNSEHNLDHLVPLPAQPLGLNLSFQGFNSFVGDDTKNSACSFDPPLLQPSPTSSYSVYSSPSVTMASHDLSAVTMENTSLAADASLHRVLDDEEMAAIYSIGEQHDIEWSDTMNLVTSAWWSKLLESIEDKGNASAHAGGAANTAEDPLVDMPGWFGDNFGHEANEESSSDAPGMHLNDYYHHNVDVSLPG